One Helicobacter ganmani genomic region harbors:
- a CDS encoding argininosuccinate synthase domain-containing protein — translation MKALALFSGGLDSLLAIKIIKDLGIEVLALHFNIGFGAKQDKSEILRQRLNQVGAELKIVDIRKQFFDEILFTPKFGYGKYFNPCIDCHANMFSHALKMLESQGASFVISGEVLGQRPKSQRTEALGQVEKLCEGNGLIVRPLCAKLLPPTIPEQKGWIPREKLLDISGRGRNRQLELVQHYGIEYYERPGGGCLLTETSVANKIKDILSHRPIVFEDMELVKFGRYMILPNGARCVIARNEEENQKLKFNHPKMSQIELLDCIGPLGLVEKDASEQDKNLAISLTLLYGKTQINQPYKVRFEGKEIESFAFESKEKAQQFLI, via the coding sequence ATGAAAGCGTTGGCACTTTTTAGTGGTGGGCTAGATAGCTTACTTGCAATCAAAATCATCAAAGATTTAGGCATTGAAGTTTTGGCTTTGCATTTCAATATTGGATTTGGAGCGAAACAAGATAAAAGCGAAATCTTGCGTCAAAGGTTAAATCAAGTGGGCGCAGAATTAAAAATTGTGGATATTAGGAAGCAATTTTTTGATGAGATTCTCTTCACGCCGAAGTTTGGCTATGGCAAATATTTTAACCCTTGTATTGATTGCCACGCAAATATGTTTTCTCACGCATTAAAAATGTTAGAATCGCAAGGAGCAAGTTTTGTCATTAGTGGAGAAGTATTAGGACAGCGTCCCAAAAGCCAACGCACAGAGGCTCTAGGGCAAGTAGAAAAGCTGTGTGAGGGAAACGGGCTTATCGTGCGTCCTTTATGTGCCAAACTTTTACCACCTACAATTCCAGAGCAAAAAGGTTGGATTCCTAGAGAAAAACTCCTTGATATTAGCGGAAGAGGACGGAATCGCCAACTAGAATTAGTCCAACATTATGGCATAGAATATTATGAGCGTCCAGGTGGAGGCTGCCTGCTCACAGAAACTTCTGTTGCCAACAAAATAAAAGATATTCTCTCTCATCGTCCCATTGTCTTTGAGGATATGGAATTAGTCAAATTCGGACGTTATATGATTCTACCTAATGGAGCGCGTTGTGTGATTGCAAGAAATGAAGAGGAAAACCAAAAGCTAAAATTCAATCACCCTAAAATGTCGCAAATTGAGTTATTAGATTGTATTGGACCTTTAGGGCTTGTAGAGAAAGACGCAAGTGAGCAAGACAAAAATCTTGCGATTTCTCTTACTCTACTTTATGGCAAGACACAGATAAATCAACCCTATAAAGTGCGCTTTGAAGGCAAAGAAATAGAATCTTTTGCCTTTGAAAGCAAAGAAAA